A stretch of DNA from Halorubrum sp. BOL3-1:
GTCGATGATTTCGAGGGGGACGTCACGGAGGGCACCGCCGACCTCGCTTTTCGCGATCCGCTCTGCGTGCTCCTCGCTGTCGGCGTTGAAGACGTCGATCTCCAGAAGGAGTCCCACGAGCGCCGTGTTCGCCGCGAGGAACGCGGCGTCGAACGGCTCGCCGCAGGCGGGACAGCCGGTGACGCCGGGTTCGACCTCGACGTACTGCTTGTCCGTCTCGTTGAGTCGCTTGCCGGCCTCGCTGACCGCGACGCCGATGGCGTCGTCGGTCTCCTCGACGT
This window harbors:
- a CDS encoding DUF555 domain-containing protein, giving the protein MSNYEVAMEAAWLVRDVEETDDAIGVAVSEAGKRLNETDKQYVEVEPGVTGCPACGEPFDAAFLAANTALVGLLLEIDVFNADSEEHAERIAKSEVGGALRDVPLEIIDVFETDADDEDEEAAG